One genomic region from Erythrobacter mangrovi encodes:
- the bioD gene encoding dethiobiotin synthase, with the protein MTGFVVTGTDTDVGKTIFAAALAGALRGWYWKPVQAGLEEGTDAASVARLSGLPADHILPEAYRFATPCSPHRAAEIDGVTIASSRLALPPQRPLVAEGAGGALVPLGGDLLYADLFALWGLPVIVVARTGLGTINHSLMTIEVLRARGCKVHGVAFIGDAVEDSEATIARLGQVRRLGRLPWLPELNANTLAKAFADGFDLGDFA; encoded by the coding sequence ATGACCGGTTTCGTCGTCACTGGGACCGATACCGACGTCGGCAAGACCATTTTCGCCGCCGCATTGGCCGGGGCGCTGCGAGGCTGGTACTGGAAGCCGGTCCAGGCCGGGCTGGAGGAGGGAACCGACGCGGCGAGCGTCGCTCGCCTTTCAGGCCTGCCCGCGGATCACATCTTGCCCGAAGCCTATCGCTTTGCCACGCCCTGTTCGCCGCATCGTGCCGCCGAGATTGACGGAGTGACAATCGCCTCCTCCCGGCTGGCGCTGCCGCCGCAGCGTCCGTTGGTGGCGGAAGGGGCAGGGGGCGCGCTGGTCCCGCTGGGTGGAGACTTGCTCTACGCCGACCTCTTTGCCCTCTGGGGCCTGCCGGTGATCGTTGTCGCGCGGACCGGGTTGGGCACGATCAACCATTCGCTGATGACGATCGAGGTGCTGCGCGCGCGCGGGTGCAAGGTGCACGGCGTGGCCTTCATCGGCGATGCGGTGGAGGACAGCGAAGCGACGATTGCGCGCCTGGGTCAGGTGCGGCGGCTGGGGCGCCTGCCGTGGCTGCCCGAGCTGAATGCCAACACGCTGGCGAAGGCGTTCGCCGATGGCTTCGACCTGGGTGATTTCGCATGA
- a CDS encoding 8-amino-7-oxononanoate synthase, with the protein MIPQIEDLEGLEGLGRLRTLAPRQGVDFASNDYLALAGSRRLAKAAHAALERGVPTGSGGSRLLRGNHPEHEALEVEAARFFGSEAAIWFATGFAANSALLSTLPQRGDCVFHDELVHASAHEGLRLSRAEARAVPHNDAQAIDDGIHEWRRAGAIGTPWIVVESLYSMDGDHAPLAELAWIAERHGAILVVDDAHATGVFGPNGRGLAAGLEGRDDVIVLHTLGKALGCEGALLTGPRAMRDHLVNRGRGFIFSTAPSPLMAAVAREALRICADEPERRRALQSLVDHAARVLEPLGARVSGSQILPLVIGDDKRTMEVARRVQQAGFDLRGIRPPTVPEGTSRLRISLTLNVTQADVDALAVALREALG; encoded by the coding sequence TTGATCCCACAGATTGAAGACCTGGAAGGCCTGGAAGGGTTGGGACGGCTGCGCACCCTTGCACCGCGTCAAGGTGTTGATTTTGCTTCGAACGACTACCTCGCGCTGGCTGGTTCACGTCGGCTTGCCAAGGCCGCACATGCGGCGTTGGAGCGGGGCGTGCCAACGGGGTCGGGCGGGTCGCGGCTCTTGCGGGGCAACCACCCCGAACACGAAGCGCTGGAGGTGGAGGCGGCGCGTTTCTTTGGCAGCGAGGCGGCGATCTGGTTTGCCACCGGTTTCGCCGCCAACAGCGCGCTGCTGTCGACGCTGCCGCAGCGGGGGGACTGCGTCTTCCATGACGAGCTGGTGCATGCCAGCGCGCATGAGGGACTCCGGCTGTCGCGGGCCGAGGCACGCGCGGTGCCGCACAATGATGCGCAGGCTATCGACGATGGGATCCATGAGTGGCGGCGCGCCGGAGCGATCGGAACCCCGTGGATCGTGGTCGAGAGTCTTTACAGCATGGACGGCGACCACGCGCCGCTGGCAGAGCTTGCGTGGATTGCCGAGCGGCACGGTGCGATACTGGTGGTCGATGATGCCCATGCGACCGGGGTCTTCGGACCCAACGGGCGTGGACTCGCTGCCGGACTTGAGGGGCGGGACGATGTGATCGTGCTCCATACTCTCGGCAAGGCGCTGGGCTGCGAGGGGGCGCTACTGACCGGGCCGCGCGCGATGCGCGATCATTTGGTGAACCGCGGGCGGGGTTTCATCTTCTCCACCGCGCCGTCGCCGTTGATGGCGGCTGTGGCGCGTGAGGCTTTGCGTATCTGCGCCGACGAACCCGAACGTCGCAGGGCTCTGCAATCGCTGGTCGACCATGCCGCGCGCGTGTTGGAACCCCTGGGCGCGCGGGTAAGCGGATCACAGATCCTGCCATTGGTGATTGGGGACGACAAGCGCACCATGGAGGTCGCGCGCCGCGTCCAGCAGGCGGGCTTTGATCTGCGCGGCATTCGCCCACCGACGGTGCCTGAGGGCACGAGCCGCTTGCGGATCTCCCTCACCCTCAATGTCACGCAAGCGGATGTCGATGCACTCGCGGTGGCGTTGCGGGAGGCGCTGGGATGA
- the purC gene encoding phosphoribosylaminoimidazolesuccinocarboxamide synthase: MARRRQIYEGKAKILYEGPEPGTLIQYFKDDATAFNAQKKGTINGKGVINNRISEFVFTRLSHIGIPTHFIRRLNMREQLIRQVEIIPLEVIVRNVAAGSLSRRLGIEEGELLPHTLLEYCYKDDGLGDPLVSEEEIACFNWCSHEEMQDISSMAIRINDFLCGMFSAIDIRLIDFKLEFGRIWDGDYSRVILADEISPDGCRLWDINTGEKLDKDRFRRDLGGESEAYQEVARRLGILQNDDSGPGEVLDMNAHRGRLRSPVKPKK; the protein is encoded by the coding sequence ATGGCACGTCGCCGCCAGATCTACGAAGGCAAGGCCAAGATCCTCTACGAAGGCCCCGAACCGGGCACGCTGATCCAGTATTTCAAGGACGATGCGACCGCCTTCAACGCGCAGAAGAAGGGCACGATCAACGGCAAGGGCGTGATCAACAACCGCATTAGCGAGTTCGTTTTTACCCGCCTGTCGCACATCGGCATTCCCACGCACTTCATCCGCCGCTTGAACATGCGCGAGCAGCTGATCCGCCAGGTAGAGATCATCCCACTCGAAGTGATCGTGCGCAATGTCGCCGCCGGCTCGCTCAGCCGTCGGCTGGGCATCGAGGAAGGCGAACTGCTGCCGCACACGCTGCTCGAATATTGCTACAAGGACGACGGCCTCGGCGATCCGCTGGTTTCGGAAGAGGAAATCGCCTGCTTCAACTGGTGCAGCCATGAAGAGATGCAGGACATCTCGAGCATGGCGATCCGCATCAACGATTTCCTGTGCGGCATGTTCAGCGCGATCGATATCCGCCTGATCGATTTCAAGCTCGAGTTCGGCCGCATTTGGGACGGCGACTACAGCCGCGTGATCCTGGCCGACGAGATCAGCCCCGACGGCTGCCGCCTGTGGGACATCAACACCGGCGAAAAACTCGACAAGGACCGCTTCCGCCGTGACCTCGGCGGCGAGAGCGAGGCCTACCAGGAAGTCGCGCGTCGTCTTGGCATCCTGCAGAATGACGACAGTGGCCCAGGCGAAGTGCTCGACATGAATGCACACCGCGGACGGCTGCGGAGTCCGGTCAAGCCGAAGAAGTAG
- a CDS encoding DUF3857 domain-containing protein, producing MQLLKYYLAFTSVIASTAALAQSDTVEYGPPPAWVTESERLAAPEDASGLFFIERQDALVHLDSAGQSNFVGQTYKLLHPQALQLGNISLEWDPAAGRPIVHRVLIHRDGQTIDVLEKTGFEILRREDQLEQALLDGKLTAVLRVPDLRVGDELEFAATTRTQDPSLRELSYGALFLGDVPPPGRIRLGLSWEDGQEPNIKLPPALTDIATRSSNAFDIRVDNAKPLAAPIEAPLRYALQRVSEYSDFARWEDLSAKVSIIFNAPSRLKPDSPLTEEVKRIAAASADPMERAKAALKLVQEQVRYIYVGLDGGNITPASADLTWERRYGDCKGKTVLLLALLRELGVEAEAVLANNGGLDDGLDQRLPSPAAFDHVLVRAKIDGKHWWLDGTFPGDYPPLVRPLLNYRWVLPLSQKGSALERLPATPPQLPLEMGLYEIDASGGFDVPAHITSTRVVRGVDGLVLHSQLSALTKDQLETGMRNSLASDPNWDEIESVDYRFDRMTQAGILTIRGTGKANWDDDGDGAYSMSLVGGGFNPPTRKQRPSDQDQTAPYYSTLAYSCYATTVKLPKDTALDNWGFNSVFDTMIFGRLYYRMMERRVDGTIRMVRGSRVEEAEISAEKAKRDNGRIDDFDNSKANIYYDPANKMNAWGQLRPVPASTDSVWLGSNPPCLPPDVAP from the coding sequence ATGCAATTACTCAAGTACTATCTCGCCTTTACATCAGTAATTGCATCGACTGCGGCGCTGGCGCAGTCAGACACAGTCGAATACGGCCCACCACCTGCGTGGGTTACGGAGTCGGAACGGCTAGCGGCGCCTGAAGATGCATCGGGCCTCTTCTTTATCGAGAGGCAGGATGCCTTGGTGCACCTGGATTCCGCTGGGCAATCGAACTTCGTCGGGCAAACCTACAAGTTGCTTCACCCCCAAGCCCTTCAATTGGGGAATATCTCACTCGAATGGGACCCCGCGGCCGGCAGGCCAATCGTTCATCGCGTTTTGATCCACCGCGACGGTCAAACAATCGACGTGCTGGAGAAGACTGGTTTCGAGATACTGCGCCGAGAAGATCAGCTCGAACAGGCTTTGCTGGATGGCAAGCTTACTGCGGTCTTGCGCGTACCGGACCTACGCGTCGGGGATGAGCTAGAATTCGCGGCCACCACCCGGACACAGGACCCTAGCCTTCGCGAGCTCAGTTATGGTGCCTTGTTTCTAGGTGATGTACCACCACCGGGACGCATTCGGCTTGGCCTGAGCTGGGAGGACGGCCAGGAACCCAACATCAAGCTTCCGCCCGCCCTGACCGACATCGCAACGCGATCATCCAACGCCTTCGATATCAGGGTAGACAACGCCAAGCCCCTGGCGGCGCCGATAGAGGCTCCACTACGTTACGCTTTACAGCGCGTCAGCGAGTACAGCGATTTTGCCCGCTGGGAGGATCTTTCCGCCAAAGTATCCATCATATTCAACGCACCAAGCCGCCTCAAACCAGACTCCCCATTAACCGAAGAGGTCAAGCGGATTGCCGCGGCGAGCGCCGATCCGATGGAACGAGCCAAAGCCGCCCTGAAGCTGGTGCAGGAGCAAGTGCGGTATATCTACGTGGGACTGGATGGCGGAAACATCACACCTGCCAGCGCCGACCTGACTTGGGAACGACGCTACGGTGATTGCAAAGGCAAGACGGTGCTGCTGCTCGCTCTTCTACGTGAATTGGGTGTCGAAGCCGAAGCTGTGCTTGCGAACAACGGCGGCCTAGACGACGGCCTCGACCAGCGCCTCCCGAGCCCCGCTGCCTTCGACCATGTGTTGGTTCGCGCCAAGATTGACGGGAAGCACTGGTGGCTCGATGGCACCTTCCCCGGTGACTATCCGCCGCTGGTTCGGCCGTTGCTGAACTATCGCTGGGTTCTGCCTCTCTCACAAAAGGGTTCCGCGCTTGAGAGGTTGCCCGCAACGCCACCGCAGCTACCGCTCGAAATGGGCCTCTATGAAATTGACGCGAGCGGGGGTTTCGACGTTCCTGCCCATATCACATCGACCCGCGTCGTACGTGGCGTTGACGGGCTCGTCTTGCACAGCCAGCTCTCGGCGCTGACCAAGGACCAACTTGAAACCGGAATGCGCAACTCCCTTGCCAGCGACCCTAATTGGGATGAAATCGAGTCCGTCGACTATCGTTTCGACCGCATGACTCAAGCCGGGATCTTGACCATAAGAGGAACGGGTAAGGCAAACTGGGATGACGATGGCGACGGCGCCTATTCGATGAGCTTGGTCGGAGGCGGCTTCAACCCTCCAACTCGCAAGCAACGCCCGAGCGACCAAGATCAGACGGCTCCCTATTATTCGACACTGGCCTACAGCTGTTATGCGACCACAGTGAAGCTACCGAAGGATACCGCACTCGACAATTGGGGTTTCAATTCCGTTTTCGACACGATGATCTTCGGACGCCTTTATTATCGCATGATGGAACGACGTGTTGATGGCACCATCCGAATGGTGCGCGGTTCACGCGTCGAAGAAGCGGAAATTTCGGCTGAAAAAGCTAAACGAGACAATGGCCGGATCGATGATTTCGACAATTCCAAGGCAAACATATATTATGATCCGGCGAACAAGATGAATGCATGGGGTCAGTTGCGGCCGGTTCCCGCATCGACCGATTCAGTCTGGCTTGGCAGTAACCCGCCGTGTTTGCCTCCAGACGTGGCCCCATAA
- a CDS encoding M16 family metallopeptidase, with protein MKIRRAFAFALLLSTSTIAQAEAQGWNAADWDLADSDIQPADGWVFGKLDNGMRYILRRGERPEGTALVRMLVHAGSLDERDDERGFAHYVEHMAFNGSTNVPEGEMVKLLERLGLAFGADTNASTSFDYTQYKLDLPRTDDELLDTALMLMRETASELTFASEAVDRERGVVLSERRVRNTYALQNVIDSLAFSYPEGRIATRLPIGTQETLEAADAAGLKAFWQREYVPASTVLVVVGDFDPAKVEGKIRARFGDWRPATSPEQPAAGPVDPNYAGVTDIHLDPALDESVTLSRHAPFVETPDTKAERARSLLRSIGERIVDRRLQRLARQEDPPFRGADLGLGDTLDIARSTQLAVVTEDGGWKRGLDAAIAEYRRAIQDGFTEAEVAEQVANFRNSFETAAAQEATRGNDGWAASALRTARGDMVPNGAAEQLALFEGFESKITPQLVLAALKADWPLIDNPLIRFTGKTAPEGGEAELRAAVVAAYAMPVDTAASNAVTEWAYTDFGTPGTVVADTTTAKLGIRTLRFANGVMLNLKPTELERDRIRVDLSVDGGRLLDTRENPLGTDLASLLPMGGFGKHSLDELQTILAGRTIGGQFRERDDSFGLEASTTPRDLELQLQLIAAMLSDPGYRPEGLGSWRQGLPAFFARLGKTPSSAASEAANAILSDNDPRFARQPIEAYQALNFDVLKDTIGDRLAHGAVEIGIVGDFEEQAVIDLVARTLGALPPREPTFRSYDQGERTRNFTAERRVHVITHGGEEDQALLRFIWPTTDDSDWELNSQLSLLASVARVMLTDTLREELGKTYGPEVGGSQSNVWKGYGTFVMGGQIDVNDLEASRDAVLATVARLRDKPIDADLLQRARQPIIETLDNRLKSNGGWMDYVDRAQSQADDIERFVTAKDRYLEITPEQLQAVARTYLDPAQAVEFRVVPEAP; from the coding sequence ATGAAGATCCGCCGCGCATTCGCCTTCGCCCTTCTCCTTTCCACCTCCACCATCGCCCAGGCCGAAGCGCAGGGTTGGAATGCTGCCGACTGGGATCTCGCCGACAGCGATATCCAACCCGCAGACGGCTGGGTCTTCGGCAAGCTCGACAACGGCATGCGCTATATTCTGCGTCGGGGTGAGCGCCCCGAGGGGACCGCGTTGGTGCGCATGCTGGTCCATGCGGGATCGCTGGACGAACGCGACGATGAACGCGGTTTCGCCCACTATGTCGAGCACATGGCCTTCAACGGATCGACCAATGTGCCCGAGGGGGAAATGGTCAAGCTGCTCGAACGCCTGGGCCTTGCCTTCGGAGCGGATACCAACGCCTCGACCAGTTTCGACTACACGCAATACAAGCTCGACCTGCCGCGCACCGACGACGAATTGCTCGATACCGCGCTGATGCTGATGCGCGAAACCGCGAGCGAACTCACTTTCGCATCCGAGGCCGTCGATCGCGAACGGGGCGTGGTGCTGTCCGAGCGCCGCGTGCGCAACACTTATGCCCTGCAGAATGTAATCGACAGCCTGGCCTTCAGCTATCCCGAGGGCCGGATCGCCACTCGCCTGCCGATCGGCACCCAGGAAACGCTGGAAGCCGCCGATGCAGCCGGTCTCAAGGCGTTCTGGCAACGGGAGTACGTGCCGGCCTCAACCGTGCTGGTAGTGGTTGGAGACTTCGATCCGGCGAAGGTTGAAGGCAAGATCCGCGCGCGGTTCGGTGACTGGCGCCCCGCAACCTCGCCCGAACAACCCGCTGCGGGCCCGGTGGATCCAAACTATGCAGGGGTCACCGATATCCACCTCGATCCCGCGCTGGATGAATCGGTGACCCTGTCGCGCCACGCACCCTTCGTGGAAACCCCGGACACCAAGGCCGAACGTGCGCGCAGCCTGCTGCGCTCTATTGGCGAGCGCATCGTCGACCGACGCCTGCAACGACTTGCCCGGCAGGAAGATCCTCCGTTCCGCGGCGCAGATCTGGGATTGGGAGATACGCTCGACATCGCCCGTTCGACCCAGCTTGCCGTCGTGACCGAGGATGGCGGCTGGAAGCGCGGGCTGGACGCGGCGATCGCCGAGTATCGGCGCGCAATCCAGGACGGCTTCACCGAAGCCGAAGTGGCAGAGCAGGTCGCCAACTTCCGCAATTCATTCGAAACCGCAGCCGCGCAGGAAGCGACGCGCGGCAATGATGGCTGGGCTGCATCCGCCCTGCGCACCGCGCGCGGCGACATGGTTCCCAATGGTGCCGCGGAGCAGCTCGCACTGTTCGAAGGTTTTGAAAGCAAGATTACCCCCCAACTTGTGCTGGCGGCGCTCAAGGCAGACTGGCCGCTGATCGACAACCCGCTGATCCGGTTCACCGGCAAGACCGCACCCGAAGGTGGCGAGGCCGAACTGCGTGCGGCAGTGGTGGCAGCCTACGCCATGCCCGTCGATACCGCTGCAAGCAATGCGGTGACCGAATGGGCCTATACCGATTTCGGTACGCCGGGGACCGTGGTGGCCGATACCACCACCGCAAAGCTGGGCATCCGGACGCTGCGCTTCGCCAATGGCGTGATGCTCAACCTGAAACCAACCGAGCTGGAGCGCGACAGGATCCGGGTGGACCTGAGCGTCGATGGTGGCAGGCTGCTCGATACGCGCGAAAACCCTCTGGGCACCGATCTCGCCAGCCTCCTGCCCATGGGCGGCTTCGGCAAGCACAGCCTCGACGAGTTGCAGACCATCCTCGCGGGCCGGACGATCGGCGGTCAGTTCCGCGAACGCGACGACAGCTTCGGTCTCGAGGCGTCCACCACCCCCCGCGACCTCGAGCTGCAGCTCCAGCTGATCGCCGCCATGCTGAGCGATCCCGGCTATCGCCCGGAGGGGCTCGGATCGTGGCGGCAGGGATTGCCCGCTTTCTTCGCGCGGCTGGGCAAGACCCCCTCTTCGGCAGCCTCGGAGGCGGCCAATGCCATCCTCTCTGACAATGACCCGCGCTTCGCGCGCCAGCCGATCGAGGCCTATCAGGCCCTGAACTTCGACGTTTTGAAGGACACCATCGGCGATCGATTGGCACATGGCGCGGTCGAAATCGGGATCGTCGGCGATTTCGAAGAACAGGCGGTGATCGATCTCGTCGCGCGCACTTTGGGCGCACTGCCACCACGCGAACCTACTTTCAGGTCCTACGACCAGGGTGAGCGCACGCGTAACTTCACCGCCGAGCGCAGGGTCCATGTGATCACGCATGGTGGCGAGGAGGACCAGGCGCTGCTACGGTTCATCTGGCCGACGACCGACGACAGCGACTGGGAACTCAACAGCCAGTTGAGCCTGCTCGCATCGGTCGCCCGAGTCATGTTGACCGACACGCTGCGCGAGGAACTTGGCAAGACCTACGGCCCCGAAGTCGGCGGTTCCCAGTCCAATGTCTGGAAGGGTTACGGCACCTTCGTCATGGGCGGGCAGATCGACGTGAACGATCTTGAGGCATCGCGCGATGCGGTCCTGGCGACAGTCGCCCGCCTGCGCGACAAGCCGATCGATGCCGACCTGCTGCAACGTGCGCGCCAGCCGATCATCGAAACGCTCGACAATCGCCTCAAGAGCAATGGCGGGTGGATGGACTATGTCGACCGCGCGCAGAGCCAGGCCGACGATATCGAACGGTTCGTAACCGCCAAGGATCGCTATCTCGAGATCACGCCGGAACAGCTTCAGGCAGTGGCGCGGACCTATCTCGATCCGGCACAGGCGGTCGAATTCCGGGTTGTCCCCGAAGCCCCATAG
- a CDS encoding TonB-dependent receptor yields the protein MTIRSTAARFLGTSMIAIAAFASQPVLAQDDASDDAEAGQLNTIIVTANRREENLQDVAVSAATLDADTVKTIFDSGAEVTALAARVPGLFIESSNGRAAPRFYIRGLGNTDFDLAASQPVSVVMDDIVMENVTLKSFPIFDIERVEVLRGPQGTLFGRNTPAGIVKIDTVRPGDELAFQGSASYGTFNSLSLEAGLTVPIAPGIASLRVSGLYQHRDNWVDNGYTDQDDVLGGFDEIAGRAQLLLTPTDELSILSSVQFRDLDGTSTLFRANILGPGNNDLNENYDRDTVFYDAGGGNEAGYKGFITSTKIDYDFGGATLTSITAWANSSGSSRGDIDGGFGASFLPEMGPGFIPFPSDTQDSIDLNQFTQEVRLASADTGAFTWQIGGFYFNSGFDVTTVGFDFPPPVTVNHTNESWAVFGQGTYKLSDRAKLTAGLRYTDDEKDFVVLAGAAPQPTHVEDSRVSWDLAGFFDVSDDASVFARVASGFRAPTIQGRDVAFFSAPSVATSEKIMSYEVGFKSELADRRVRLNGAVYYYTIEDPQFSAVGGAGNLVQLVNADKGRGFGFELDSAFQITPDFLLTAGVSWNDTKIQDETLAVGICAQCTVTDPTVVLSGNTRALVDGNPFPNAPEWIADVTARYGFPVGNDGEIFFFTDWTYQGKTNFFLYESREFNANNQFEGGLRIGYAKQDGSFEVAAFVRNITNADNVKGGIDFNNNTAFVNDPRMFGISARVNY from the coding sequence ATGACCATTCGCTCCACTGCCGCTCGCTTCCTCGGGACGAGCATGATTGCCATCGCGGCTTTCGCTTCGCAGCCCGTCCTCGCCCAGGACGACGCATCCGACGATGCGGAAGCGGGCCAGCTCAACACCATCATCGTGACCGCCAACCGTCGCGAAGAGAACCTGCAGGACGTCGCCGTGTCTGCAGCAACGCTCGACGCCGACACGGTCAAGACCATCTTCGATTCGGGCGCTGAAGTAACCGCGCTTGCCGCTCGCGTGCCGGGCCTGTTCATCGAAAGTTCGAACGGTCGCGCCGCACCGCGCTTCTACATCCGCGGCCTCGGCAACACCGACTTCGACCTTGCTGCATCGCAGCCGGTGTCGGTGGTGATGGACGATATCGTGATGGAAAACGTCACGCTGAAGTCCTTCCCGATTTTCGATATCGAGCGGGTCGAAGTGCTGCGCGGGCCGCAGGGAACCCTGTTTGGCCGCAACACGCCGGCCGGTATCGTCAAGATCGACACGGTGCGCCCGGGTGACGAACTCGCCTTCCAGGGTTCGGCCAGCTACGGCACCTTCAATTCGCTCTCGCTCGAAGCGGGCCTGACCGTTCCGATCGCCCCCGGCATCGCGTCGCTGCGCGTTTCGGGGCTCTACCAGCACCGCGACAACTGGGTCGACAACGGCTACACTGATCAGGATGACGTGCTTGGCGGGTTCGACGAAATCGCGGGCCGCGCGCAGCTGCTGCTCACCCCGACTGATGAGCTGAGCATCCTCAGCTCGGTCCAGTTCCGCGACCTCGACGGCACCTCGACCCTGTTCCGCGCCAATATCCTTGGCCCGGGCAACAACGACCTCAACGAAAACTATGACCGCGACACCGTGTTCTACGATGCCGGCGGCGGCAATGAGGCGGGCTACAAGGGCTTCATCACTTCGACCAAGATCGATTACGACTTCGGCGGCGCCACGCTGACCTCGATCACCGCCTGGGCCAATAGCAGCGGTTCGAGCCGCGGCGACATCGATGGCGGCTTCGGTGCTTCGTTCCTGCCTGAGATGGGCCCGGGTTTCATCCCGTTCCCATCGGACACGCAAGACTCGATCGATCTCAACCAGTTCACCCAGGAAGTTCGGCTGGCCTCGGCTGACACGGGTGCTTTCACCTGGCAGATCGGTGGCTTCTACTTCAACAGCGGCTTCGACGTGACCACAGTCGGCTTCGACTTCCCGCCGCCGGTGACCGTCAATCACACCAACGAAAGCTGGGCGGTGTTCGGCCAGGGCACGTACAAGCTGAGCGACCGCGCCAAGCTTACCGCGGGCCTGCGCTACACCGACGACGAGAAGGACTTCGTCGTTCTGGCGGGCGCCGCGCCGCAGCCGACCCATGTGGAAGACAGCCGCGTGAGCTGGGACCTTGCCGGTTTCTTCGACGTGTCGGATGACGCCAGCGTCTTCGCACGCGTTGCGAGCGGCTTCCGCGCTCCGACGATCCAGGGCCGCGACGTCGCCTTCTTCTCAGCCCCGTCGGTTGCGACCAGCGAGAAGATCATGAGCTACGAAGTCGGCTTCAAGTCGGAACTCGCCGATCGCCGCGTGCGCCTCAACGGCGCGGTCTACTACTACACGATCGAGGATCCGCAATTCTCGGCCGTGGGTGGTGCGGGTAACCTCGTGCAGCTGGTCAACGCAGACAAGGGTCGCGGCTTCGGCTTCGAACTCGACAGCGCCTTCCAGATCACCCCTGACTTCCTGCTCACGGCCGGCGTCAGCTGGAACGACACGAAGATCCAGGACGAAACGCTGGCGGTTGGCATCTGCGCGCAGTGCACCGTGACCGATCCGACGGTCGTGCTCTCGGGCAACACGCGTGCACTGGTGGACGGCAACCCGTTCCCCAACGCGCCCGAGTGGATTGCCGACGTGACCGCGCGCTATGGCTTCCCGGTCGGCAATGACGGAGAGATCTTCTTCTTCACTGACTGGACCTATCAGGGGAAGACCAACTTCTTCCTCTATGAGAGCCGCGAATTCAATGCGAACAACCAGTTCGAAGGTGGCCTGCGGATCGGCTATGCCAAGCAGGACGGCAGCTTCGAGGTTGCGGCTTTCGTGCGCAACATCACCAATGCCGATAACGTCAAGGGCGGCATCGACTTCAACAACAACACCGCATTCGTCAACGATCCGCGGATGTTCGGCATCTCGGCCCGCGTGAACTACTGA
- the purS gene encoding phosphoribosylformylglycinamidine synthase subunit PurS, which translates to MKVRVHVSLKPGVLDPQGRAVHHALEGLGFSGIEDVRVGRLIELDVADGTSDEALDEMCRKLLANTVIENYRIEKAA; encoded by the coding sequence ATGAAAGTCCGTGTCCACGTCAGCCTCAAGCCCGGCGTGCTCGACCCGCAGGGTCGCGCCGTGCATCATGCCCTCGAAGGCCTGGGCTTCTCCGGGATCGAGGACGTCCGCGTGGGACGGTTGATCGAACTGGACGTCGCCGACGGAACCAGCGACGAAGCGCTCGACGAAATGTGTCGCAAGCTGCTCGCCAACACGGTGATCGAGAACTACCGCATAGAGAAGGCCGCCTGA
- the purQ gene encoding phosphoribosylformylglycinamidine synthase subunit PurQ — protein MSFRATVVTFPGSNCDRDMAVAIERISGTAPLRVWHADAELPDRLDFIALPGGFSYGDYLRSGAMAANSPIMQSVKAAADRGVPVLGICNGFQVLTEAGLLPGALLRNAGQNFICRTVALTVENSQSLFTSGYDTGQAIAIPVAHHDGNYYADDATLDRLEGEGRVAFRYAESVNGSARDIAGVLNDAGNVLGMMPHPERAVDKAHGGTDGAALFESVVKALVEA, from the coding sequence ATGAGCTTCCGCGCCACTGTCGTCACGTTTCCCGGTTCAAACTGCGACCGCGACATGGCGGTGGCAATCGAGCGCATTTCCGGCACTGCCCCGCTACGCGTGTGGCATGCCGACGCCGAGCTCCCCGACAGGCTCGACTTCATCGCCCTGCCTGGCGGCTTCTCCTACGGGGACTACCTGCGCTCAGGTGCCATGGCGGCGAACAGCCCGATCATGCAGTCGGTCAAGGCTGCCGCAGATCGTGGCGTGCCAGTGCTGGGCATCTGCAACGGTTTCCAGGTCCTGACCGAAGCGGGTCTGTTGCCTGGCGCACTGCTGCGCAATGCGGGCCAGAACTTCATCTGCCGGACGGTCGCCCTGACGGTCGAGAACAGCCAATCGCTATTCACCTCGGGCTATGACACGGGACAGGCCATCGCCATCCCGGTCGCCCACCACGATGGCAACTATTACGCCGATGACGCAACACTCGATCGGCTCGAAGGCGAAGGCCGGGTTGCGTTCCGCTATGCGGAGTCGGTGAACGGGTCGGCGCGCGACATCGCCGGCGTGCTCAACGATGCCGGCAATGTTCTGGGGATGATGCCGCACCCGGAACGGGCGGTCGATAAAGCGCATGGCGGTACCGACGGTGCCGCCCTGTTCGAAAGTGTGGTGAAGGCGCTGGTCGAGGCCTGA